A single genomic interval of Suncus etruscus isolate mSunEtr1 chromosome 10, mSunEtr1.pri.cur, whole genome shotgun sequence harbors:
- the ISG20L2 gene encoding interferon-stimulated 20 kDa exonuclease-like 2 yields the protein MSTLLLNLDFDKPPPKKGFEGNAKHRSFVKKRRVLERKGFLAKKNQAPSKAPKVSSKAKQQNGDVAKGDSSRKATFLTKKKPTASSNASEPVQDKTTIVPWLTPGPSQKTNSVVAKIDLLGEFQSALPEIKSCPPRSQKNTKKNPSQKNTLQSSTQALPESKGKGSAALQKIPSKMVAIDCEMVGTGPRGHVSSLARCSVVSYDGDVLYDEYIRPPCHIVDYRTRWSGIRKHHMVNATPFKVAQGQILKLLAGKIVVGHAIHNDYKALQYFHPKTLTRDTSRIPLLNKKAGCPENVTLSLKHLTKTLLNQDIQAGKSGHSSVEDAQATMELYKLVEVEWEQHLAQNPPKD from the exons ATGTCTACTTTACTCCTCAATCTGGACTTTGACAAGCCTCCCCCCAAGAAGGGATTCGAGGGCAATGCCAAGCACCGAAGTTTTGTCAAGAAGCGGCGAGTCTTGGAACGGAAAGGTTTTCTGGCTAAGAAGAATCAAGCCCCAAGCAAGGCACCTAAAGTGTCTTCCAAGGCAAAACAGCAGAATGGGGACGTGGCCAAAGGGGATAGTTCAAGGAAGGCCACCTTCCTCACCAAAAAGAAGCCTACAGCTTCCAGCAATGCATCCGAGCCAGTACAGGACAAGACAACCATAGTACCATGGTTGACCCCTGGCCCTTCACAGAAAACCAATTCTGTGGTGGCCAAAATAGATCTACTGGGAGAGTTCCAGAGTGCTCTTCCAGAGATAAAGAGCTGCCCACCACGTTCCCAGAAGAACACCAAGAAAAACCCTTCTCAGAAGAACACCCTACAATCATCTACCCAAGCTCTCCCAGAGAGTAAAGGTAAAGGCTCTGCTGCACTCCAGAAGATTCCAAGCAAGATGGTAGCAATTGACTGTGAGATGGTGGGAACTGGACCTAGAGGCCATGTCAGCTCCTTGGCGCGCTGTAGCGTTGTCAGCTATGATGGCGACGTGCTCTACGACGAATACATCCGTCCACCCTGCCACATTGTGGATTACCGCACCAGGTGGAGTGGGATACGGAAGCATCACATGGTGAATGCCACTCCTTTCAAGGTGGCACAGGGCCAG ATCCTGAAGCTCCTCGCAGGGAAGATAGTGGTGGGCCATGCCATCCACAATGACTACAAAGCCCTGCAGTACTTCCACCCCAAGACCCTCACACGGGACACTTCCCGCATTCCCCTACTCAACAAAAAGGCTGGCTGCCCGGAAAATGTCACCTTGTCTCTGAAACATCTCACCAAGACGTTGCTGAACCAGGATATTCAG GCTGGGAAAAGTGGCCATTCCTCTGTGGAAGATGCCCAGGCCACCATGGAGCTGTATAAATTGGTTGAAGTTGAGTGGGAGCAGCACCTGGCCCAGAATCCCCCTAAAGACTAG
- the METTL25B gene encoding methyltransferase-like protein 25B, whose product MPGISAKGLSHEERRQLAVNLTRVLALYRRILDAYIIEFFTDNLWGTLPYSWQEALDGLTPPQLATLLLGMPENEALVRYRSVWPLTLLALKATASALAFTRTPGFDAPSEFRENHSQSSRLTAPFRKHVRPKKQHEIRRFGELVKKLSDLTGCTQVVDVGSGQGHLSRFMALGLGLMVKSIEGDQRLVERAQRLDQELLQVLQKEERRKMQTVHSGPRLCPHHVVRWVDPSALCDELLKPLETSPPSEARLLLTGLHACGDLSVALLRHFSSCPDVVALASVGCCYMKLSEPDGYPLSQWVAGLAGSELPYRLREGACHALEEYTERLQRAGPGLRTHCYRATLEVVIRQAQPNLRRPGVQGIPRVHELKIEEYVQRGLQRVGLDPQLPLSLATLQAHQAQENRVVAFFSLALLLAPLVETLILLDRLLYLQEQGFYAELLPIFSPELSPRNLVLVATKRPLGQAFSVLETEDS is encoded by the exons ATGCCGGGCATCTCCGCCAAGGGGCTCTCTCACGAGGAGAGGAGGCAGCTGGCTGTGAACCTCACCCGTGTCCTGGCGCTCTACCGCCGCATCCTGGACGCCTACATCATC GAATTTTTCACGGACAACCTGTGGGGTACCCTCCCTTACTCGTGGCAGGAAGCACTGGATGGACTGACGCCGCCGCAGCTCGCCACCCTGCTGCTGGGGATGCCAGAAAATGAGGCTTTGGTCAG GTACAGGTCAGTGTGGCCACTCACCCTTTTGGCCCTGAAGGCCACAGCCAGTGCCTTGGCCTTTACCCGGACCCCTGGATTTGACGCCCCCTCTGAGTTCCGGGAGAACCACAGCCAGAGCTCCCGACTGACAGCACCGTTCCGGAAGCATGTCAGGCCCAAGAAGCAGCATGAGATCCGGAGGTTTGGAGAG TTGGTGAAGAAACTGAGTGACCTCACAGGCTGCACACAAGTTGTAGACGTAGGTTCAGGCCAG GGCCACCTCTCCCGCTTCATGGCCTTGGGTCTGGGGCTGATGGTAAAGAGCATTGAAGGTGACCAGAGACTGGTGGAGAGAGCCCAGCGTCTGGACCAAGAGCTACTGCAGGTTCTGCAGAAAGAGGAGAGGCGGAAGATGCAG ACAGTGCACTCTGGCCCTCGCCTCTGTCCCCACCATGTAGTTAGGTGGGTGGACCCCTCAGCCCTATGTGATGAGCTGCTGAAACCTCTGGAAACTTCCCCTCCAAGTGAGGCCCGCTTGCTACTGACAGGCCTCCATGCGTGTGGAGACCTAAGCGTGGCCTTGCTGCGACATTTCTCCAGTTGCCCAGACGTGGTGGCCCTGGCCTCCGTGGGCTGCTGCTACATGAAACTGAGTGAGCCTGATGGCTACCCACTGAGCCAGTGGGTGGCGGGTTTGGCTGGCTCTGAGCTGCCCTACCGGCTTCGAGAGGGGGCTTGCCATGCCCTAGAGGAATATACTGAGCGGCTGCAGAGAGCAGGCCCTGGATTGCGAACCCACTGCTACCGGGCAACCCTGGAGGTGGTCATCCGCCAGGCGCAACCCAATCTTCGGCGGCCTGGCGTGCAAGGGATTCCCAGAGTCCACGAGCTCAAGATTGAAGA ATACGTGCAGCGGGGGCTACAGCGGGTGGGGCTGGATCCCCAGCTGCCACTGAGTCTGGCCACCCTTCAGGCCCACCAGGCCCAAGAGAATCGTGTAGTAGCTTTCTTCAGCCTGGCCCTGCTGCTGGCCCCGCTGGTGGAGACCCTCATTCTGCTGGACCGCCTGCTTTACCTTCAGGAACAGG GCTTCTATGCTGAGCTCCTGCCCATCTTTAGCCCGGAACTCTCCCCCAGAAACCTGGTTCTGGTGGCCACCAAGAGGCCGCTGGGTCAGGCCTTCTCTGTTCTGGAGACTGAAGACAGCTAA
- the MRPL24 gene encoding 39S ribosomal protein L24, mitochondrial isoform X2, with product MRISALLAMAAKVTLPHNYRYGMSRPGTLAEKRRNPPGTRRRRVAVEPISDEDWHLFCGDRVEILEGKDAGKQGKVVQVIRQRNWVVVEGLNTHYRYVGKTLETRGTMVPSEAPLLHRQVKLVDPMDRQVQEALGQWSPYHWVCRNWQLSNEGCLDALEVTQGSSQICSSPCEKSQNGEPRAKH from the exons ATGCGTATTTCTGCCTTGCTGGCCATGGCGGCCAAGGTCACTCTGCCCCACAACTACCGCTATGGGATGAGCCGCCCTGGCACCCTGGCAGAGAAGAGGAGGAACCCTCCAGGGACCAGGCGGCGCCGGGTGGCTGTGGAGCCTATCTCTGACGAAGACTGGCATCTGTTCTGTGGAGACAGG GTAGAAATTCTAGAAGGCAAGGATGCAGGAAAGCAAGGAAAAGTGGTCCAGGTCATCCGGCAGCGCAACTGGGTGGTCGTGGAGGGACTGAACACG CATTATCGCTACGTTGGCAAGACCTTGGAGACTCGGGGAACCATGGTTCCAAGTGAAGCACCCTTACTCCACCGCCAGGTCAAACTCGTAGATCCGATGGACAGGCAAGTACAAGAGGCTTTGGGCCAATGGTCCCCCTACCACTGGGTTTGCAGAAATTGGCAGTTATCCAATGAAGGGTGTTTGGATGCTCTGGAAGTCACGCAGGGCAGCTCCCAGATATGCTCCTCTCCCTGTGAGAAATCCCAAAATGGAGAGCCAAGAGCTAAACATTGA
- the MRPL24 gene encoding 39S ribosomal protein L24, mitochondrial isoform X1: MEDFGSFLSLESSPFSAMRISALLAMAAKVTLPHNYRYGMSRPGTLAEKRRNPPGTRRRRVAVEPISDEDWHLFCGDRVEILEGKDAGKQGKVVQVIRQRNWVVVEGLNTHYRYVGKTLETRGTMVPSEAPLLHRQVKLVDPMDRQVQEALGQWSPYHWVCRNWQLSNEGCLDALEVTQGSSQICSSPCEKSQNGEPRAKH, from the exons ATG GAAGATTTTGGGTCTTTCCTCAGCCTAGAGAGTTCTCCATTTTCAGCCATGCGTATTTCTGCCTTGCTGGCCATGGCGGCCAAGGTCACTCTGCCCCACAACTACCGCTATGGGATGAGCCGCCCTGGCACCCTGGCAGAGAAGAGGAGGAACCCTCCAGGGACCAGGCGGCGCCGGGTGGCTGTGGAGCCTATCTCTGACGAAGACTGGCATCTGTTCTGTGGAGACAGG GTAGAAATTCTAGAAGGCAAGGATGCAGGAAAGCAAGGAAAAGTGGTCCAGGTCATCCGGCAGCGCAACTGGGTGGTCGTGGAGGGACTGAACACG CATTATCGCTACGTTGGCAAGACCTTGGAGACTCGGGGAACCATGGTTCCAAGTGAAGCACCCTTACTCCACCGCCAGGTCAAACTCGTAGATCCGATGGACAGGCAAGTACAAGAGGCTTTGGGCCAATGGTCCCCCTACCACTGGGTTTGCAGAAATTGGCAGTTATCCAATGAAGGGTGTTTGGATGCTCTGGAAGTCACGCAGGGCAGCTCCCAGATATGCTCCTCTCCCTGTGAGAAATCCCAAAATGGAGAGCCAAGAGCTAAACATTGA